A single window of Chitinophaga sp. XS-30 DNA harbors:
- a CDS encoding UbiA-like polyprenyltransferase: MASATIRNYLSLVKFSHTIFAMPFAMTGFFLAISREGHSFNWTALLLVVLCMVFARSAAMAFNRWLDAEFDKRNPRTAAREIPAGVISPANALYFVAGNVVLFMVTTWFINPLCFFLSPVALLVVLGYSYTKRFTALCHLVLGVGLSLAPIGAFLAVTGYFSLLPVLLSVLVLCWVSGFDIIYAMQDEEFDKSQQLHSIPAWLGKAGSLRFSEGLHVVAAALAATIGIMGGFHWLYWIGAGVFILMLFMQHRLVKPDDLSRVNLAFMTTNGVASVVFAVFAIADMLILS, encoded by the coding sequence ACTATCCGGAATTACCTGTCGCTCGTCAAGTTCAGCCACACGATATTCGCCATGCCCTTTGCGATGACCGGCTTTTTCCTGGCCATCTCGCGGGAAGGGCATTCGTTTAACTGGACAGCCCTGCTGCTGGTGGTGCTATGCATGGTCTTTGCCCGGAGCGCGGCCATGGCCTTCAACCGCTGGCTGGATGCGGAGTTCGACAAGCGCAATCCCCGCACGGCGGCCAGAGAGATCCCCGCGGGGGTCATTTCTCCGGCCAATGCGCTGTATTTCGTGGCCGGCAATGTGGTGCTGTTCATGGTCACCACCTGGTTCATCAACCCGCTTTGCTTCTTTTTATCACCTGTAGCGCTGCTGGTAGTGCTGGGGTACAGTTATACGAAAAGGTTCACTGCACTTTGCCACCTGGTGCTGGGCGTGGGGCTTTCCCTGGCGCCCATCGGCGCATTCCTGGCCGTAACGGGCTATTTCTCCCTGCTGCCGGTATTGCTGAGTGTGCTGGTGTTATGCTGGGTATCGGGGTTTGATATTATTTATGCCATGCAGGATGAGGAATTTGACAAATCCCAGCAGCTGCATTCCATCCCCGCCTGGCTGGGGAAAGCCGGGAGCCTGCGTTTCTCGGAAGGGCTGCACGTTGTTGCCGCTGCGCTGGCGGCTACGATCGGCATAATGGGCGGTTTTCACTGGCTGTACTGGATCGGTGCGGGAGTTTTCATCCTCATGCTGTTCATGCAGCACCGTCTCGTGAAACCGGATGACCTCTCCCGGGTGAACCTCGCCTTTATGACCACCAATGGCGTAGCCAGTGTGGTATTCGCCGTGTTCGCGATTGCGGACATGCTCATCTTATCCTAA
- the ruvX gene encoding Holliday junction resolvase RuvX, translating to MPRILAIDYGKKRVGLAVTDPLKIIASGLGTILSHELIPYLKKYFAAEPVELILIGLPRNLDGSVTDATALVEECIRILKKHFPDMPLKKVDERFTSKMAFQSMLDSGMKKKDRRDKGLVDEISATIMLQEYLHHNAG from the coding sequence ATGCCCAGGATCCTTGCGATCGACTACGGAAAAAAACGCGTTGGACTGGCGGTCACAGATCCGCTGAAGATCATTGCCAGCGGCCTCGGCACCATCCTTTCCCATGAACTGATCCCTTATCTGAAAAAATATTTTGCCGCCGAACCGGTAGAGCTGATCCTCATCGGTCTGCCCCGCAACCTGGATGGCAGCGTTACGGACGCTACGGCGCTGGTGGAGGAATGCATCCGCATCCTGAAAAAACACTTCCCGGATATGCCATTGAAAAAAGTCGACGAGCGTTTTACCTCCAAAATGGCCTTTCAAAGCATGCTGGACAGCGGGATGAAGAAAAAAGACCGCCGGGATAAAGGATTGGTGGACGAGATCAGCGCTACGATCATGTTGCAGGAGTATCTGCATCATAATGCCGGTTGA